gtccattcacatgtccgcattatggctccgcatccgttccgcaattttccagaacgggtgcggacccattaattttcaatggggctgcaaaagatgcagacagcaaacctgtgtgctatccgcatccgcacTAATGGGAGTCTGTCCTAACTAAGCCCAGCCAATTTGCCTAAATCTGCAGCTTAGGTGGTAAGTCCTTATATTCATGAATTCCCAGCTCTCCCCACCCCTGGCCactaatttacatatttttacCTACTGCAATTGGCAGCAATGGACCTCATGAATATCGGTGCTCGCCGGCAAACACTCTGTACTCGGAtcttagcaaaacggctgcatcAGTCAAAGAAAGTGACCTAGTGTTTTGCTAATGGTATCTGTCACTGGTTTAGTTAGGGTAGCCTAAggctggtgacacattccctttaaggcctgtCCCGTCACATGCAGCTTCTtactaaccccttaaggacatacgCCGTGCATGGACAGCGGAAGTCCGTTCTTTAAAAAATGGTCCCTCCTCGAGAGCGCAACGGGCACCATAGAtaccaggtttctgctgttttgttttttttaaaccgacACCCAGAGCTAATGACTGATCGGCGATCATGCTGATCAGATATTTAACCCATCATACCCCATGGTCAGTTGTAACCACAGCGTCTGAAAGGCCTTCACAGCGATGGGAGGGAGTCTACCACATTTGAACGAATTGAATGTCCCATAGGCTGCAGTGGTAATTTATTACTGTCTATGGGAAAAAGCAATGTAACGATTGCATGTTCCCTAAGGTGACTTGATTCAAGTGGGGGGAaataggcaaaaaataaaaaataaaaggtttttaaaaattaaatatataaattgaaaTCACACAcctttccccatattaaaaataaaaagacaaaatTAGCTCTGCTGCATTCTAACATTCctaaactattaaaatgtaaTTGTATTAatccacaagaaaaactatataaatgtgatatcgctgtaattgtactgacccggagaatgaagagaacaggtcccTCCTCCATGTCAGTCCATGCTTACCTCGTAGACTTGTGTTGGACGTCTTTGTACTTATCCATTTTCATTTCTTGCAGGCCAAGAATGAGGACTCGTCAAAAGCGTTCAGCAAGTCAGCGACCACGTTTAAGGGCATCTCCTCAAGTAGATTTCTACCTAAAGGAACCAAGTCGCAGGTGAACTTGGAAGAGCAGGGGAGGCAGAAGGTCTCATTCAGCTTCAGCTTCACAAAGAAGACCTTGCAGAACCGATTACTGACCTCTTTAGTCAATGACAAGCAGAATGAGTCGCAAACTAACCCGCCCACGCTCAGCGCCTCGGAGCAAATATCAAAGTTTAAGATGGACTTTGTGGAATCCACTGGCGGAGCTGTGGAAATTTCTCCACCAAAGCCCAAGGTGGAACTGGGAAAAATTCATTTCAAAAAGCATCTTCTTAGTGTTACAAACAAGCTACCAGCACCACAGCccccgccgcctcctcctccaccaccaccaccacctcctacAATACCTGCACCCACATCCCCCTCCAAATCACCCCAAGAGTCACAGTTGGAAAGCATAAAGTCTTTAACAGAAGTTGAAGTAGCACCCTCTGCAGCCAGCACCTCTTTTGCAAAGTCACTGGTGAAAGAACCCACAGGCATAGTGTCCTCAAAAAAACTGTTGTCACCACCGCCATCAGCAAGCAAAGCTAGCCCTAAGGACAGTAAAGAGTGTTCTATCATTTCTGTTATACAAAGCACTCAGGCGGTTGTCGACAAAACAGAGACAACTGTGTTGAAAGAATATTCCCATATTGGGAAGGAAGATAAGACTTCAGCCTCTGTACAAAGCATCAAACCCCATCCTAGCCCTGAAAAACCGAGATCAAAGTCGTCTCACTCAGAAACTATGGTGGTTGGTTCAGAGTCTGACGGAGATTCTGTGCAGACCTCCTCAAGCCACCGTTCCCATGAGCTAAAACTAGCTTCAAGTAGAGAAAGAGACTTAAAAATAAGCTCCATGTCTTTAAGAAGTGAGGACAGTGGGAAATATTCTTCCTCAAGATCAAAGTCTGGAAAGGATCAGAAGTATTCCAGGTCCGACAGAGATTCCAAATACTCCTCTTATTCTCATTCTAGGTCAGACCGTGACAGAAGAAGAAGCAGGTCCCGTTCCAGATCACAATCGAGGTCTAGATCTGACCGAGATCCGAGAAGTAGCTCGTCGTATTCTAGATCTGAACGTTCACACCATTATGAGTCTGAAAGAAGGTACCATAAAAGTTCGCCTTACAGAACGAGATATTCGCGTTCCTATGCAGACAGCAGAGCCCGGGACAGTTCTGATTCAGAAGATGATTATCGAAGAAACTATTCCAGGTCAGGAGATTCCAGGCATCCTTCATCCTCTTCTCATTCCTATAGAGAAACAAGGACGTCATCCTCTTCATATTCAAAATACGACAAAGAACCCAAGTTTGATTCGAGTTATGATTCTGATCGCAGAGGGAGGACCTCCTCCGGCAGAGCTGGGAAAGATGTCAAGTCTCCTGACAGAGAATCTTCAAGAAAAGGTTCTCCTCCAAAAGAAACCGACGGTAAATATGGCTCTTCACACTCGCGTGTAGGCAGTGGAGCTAGTTTTAGCGTAAAATCAAGTTTGCCCAAATTTTCAGATTCCCAAACAGAGTCTGTGACCTCAGGAAGAAAAAGTTCTAAATGGGACCTGGAGGAAAGGCCTTTACCAAAAGAGGAGCGCAAAGTGAGCAAAAAATATGAGACCACATCACCGGATGTACCCATCCACAAGAAGAGCCGCATGGCTGACAAGAAAGCATCCTCTCTTCTCCCTTCTAAACAGGAGGCCACTTTCTCCATCGAAACTGAATTTGCTAATTATTTTGATCCTAACACTGAACAGTTCGTTGATGACATTCGATGTTACAGTCCCGGTCGGACCAGTGACGAAGAGCTCTCTCATGGTCAGGCTTGGCATTTTGTTACCTTGAGTTCTACAGAAAATGTTCTCACAGACGAGCCAAACGAAGCATCTGACTCCGAAGATTGTGTCTCAGACGTCCCCTATACTGACGGGTTGAATATATTTAGTTCTATCATTTGCAATGAAGTCGCATCACATGATACATCTAAAGAGGATCATGGGGCACAGCCACCCTGTAAACTAGATGTAGTCTCTCAAGAGAACAAGAAAACCCCTCCAAATGAAGCTAAGGGCTCCGAGAATGTAAATCCTTTGTCACCGACTGAGTCGAAATTCAGCGTCCGAAGAAATCTTACCAAAGACTTGAGTCCTTGTCATGAGTCAGGCGAAATGGACTCTAAAACTGACCCCAGAGAAGACAACCCTAATTTCCTGGGTTCAGGTCAGATCAGTGACAATCATACTTCTGTAACAGACGTTCAGTCTGAGCCTCAAATAATAAATGTGGTTTCTGAAAAGCCAAGCATACCAACAACCCTCTCGGAGCGTGATTTGCCTCATGAAACTATGACCCCATTTATAGAGAGCCCTCCACCAGTAAGAGAACCAAGTCCAATAGAAAACATGGAATGTGATATGGATGGCAAAGACATCGAAAGCCTACAAGAAGAAGCCCCATCTCCACCAAATTCTTTGCTGAGCAGTTCTTCAGCAAATGATGAGGAACAAAATGAAGAATCTGCTGCGGCTGCATCCGAAGTGATGGAGCACCAAACGGGAAAGGATGATTCTTCCATGGAGGAACTCGACAAGCCGGAGGTTTGCCCGCTTGAAGTCGAAGAGGAGACAATAGTAAATGATGAGTTACCCTCTGACGGTGTGAAGCCTTCTGTGAACTTCATTAGTGCTGTCCAAGCTTACTATTCTGATAGTGAAGAAAGCGAGAGCAATGAGAGTGAGTCGGAGGACACCGATTCTGATGACAGCGGCCTCCCCAGGAACCGTTTGCAATCAGTGGTGGTGGTTCCTAAAGCCTCTACCTTAACCATGGAAGAACCTAAAATGTCTCCAGTAACTCCGGAAGACGTTCAGGCGTCTACCTTGATggtggaagaagtggaaatgtcTGCATTGACCATGGAAGTTGCTAAAACTTTTACAGTTACCATAGAAGATGCAAAACCAGCTGTTTTAATCATGGATAGTGCTAAAAAGCCTGCAATGACCGTGGAAGATGCTAAACTTTCCACAATAACCGTGGAGGACCTTAAACTAGCTGCAGTGACCATGGAATCTGCTAAACCTTCTACGTTAACCATGGAAGAGACTAAACCAGCTGCTGTGACCATGGAAGGTGCTAAACCAGCAGCAGAGACCAGCGAAGATGCTAAACTGTCCACAGACGATGCCAAACCATCTACATTAATCATGGATGATTCAAGCTCCTCTCCACTGCCCGTGGTGGATGGAAAACCATCAGCATTATCCACTGAAGAAGCTAAAGAGTCAACGTTACTCGAGCAAGGTGCTAATCTGTCTACAGACCCCAAAATGTGCATATTAACCATGAAGGAAGATAGTCCTTCACTGTCCCCAGTTCTCTCGAGTTACATAGAGACCCTCGATAATAAAGACGATGAGCCTCAAGAGAACAGATCAGATGCACAAGTTCCAAGACCTCCGGTGACTGATACACCAGTAAAAGAGGTCCCCACACCAGAAGTAAAGGATGCCCCCCCTCCACAAGCGACTCCAGATGCATTTCAATCTTCAGAACCAGAGCTTCGGCCTCCCCCTTCTGACGCAGATGTCAGCACCAGCCACCCTGTACCCATGAAACCGAAAAACAAAGGCAAAGCCTTGATCGAAAATATTGCGGTCCAAGAGACTCCCAAACCCAGCCCGGCCAAACCAATTCCTAAGGAGCCAGAAGAGCCTGCAGCACCTTCCAATTCTGCCATATTCGAAAAGCAGGTGGTGAACTTTGTTGAGAAGCCAGACAGTAGACATCAGGGGTCAGAGTACAGTCAGGGCCCAGGACCCGGAGACTATTCACGAGTTGATGGGTTCCAGGCAACAGAAGACTTGTCTGATCTAGGGTGGGACTTCTCTCAGCCAGAAAAGCCGACTAGCACCTACCAGCCCCCGGACAGTAGCTACATGTACTTCAGTTACCAGCAAGGAAGCGGCGCTCACGATCCTTCGCACAATTACATTGGTGACAATGGGTATTGGAATTCCGGCTACCACCACAACCATGACTTCAAATATGAGAAGACATCTGGCCAGGTTCCTGACTCTGTTACAAACTGTTATAATGAAGACGACGATGATGACGATTACGATTTTGCCTGGGATAAGGATCACATGCAGGAGTTTGGACACCATCCCAAACCTTTACAGGATCAGTTGAGGGAAAGCGGCTCCGTGCAAGCGCACGAGATCAGCAGCAATTCCGTAAAGGACAACCTTCCGCGTCCGGACAAGAAAGAGCCGCTGGCCAGGGACCGTTCAGACATGAAAGAGCGAGGACCGCCCAAGAAACGGAGGCAAGAGTTAGAGAGTGACTCGGAGAACGATACGGAGGCTCTAGAAAGAAGGAAAATGAAGGCTGAGGCTGGTGTAGGAGATCCGCCAGCCTCAAACCAAGGCAAGGCGGGCACCATCTGCCGCATGGAGGACTTCAGGGACCCTCAGCACTGGAAGGACGGCTACAAAGTGGGGAAGATGCCGACTTTCTTCAACCTCATCGAAGAGAATTTCTATCTCACAGAGAGGTATGGGCCGTCACTGTACCGTCATTGTTTTATCTTTTATAGGTTTTTTAGgtttttctcatttttatttattaatgttatgcatatttttttttctaatttgttaTTTAATTTCTTAGTTTCATTTTCAtctttcaaattttttaaaaattttatgttGTTCTTCTTCATAAAAGTTATTGTTTCACTTAAACCGATTTTTAAGGTTTATTATGTCTTCTACTCCTGTTACCTCCAAAGCTTCATGTATAGTTCTGGGGACCTAAATCCCCACAATGCACCACGTAGAGCAGACCCTGCCCTCAGAATCCAGCTCTGCTTATAAGACGAGACCAGTtattctgcagattattacacctctgacctccCTATAGATATGCAGAACATCGTGCTGTCCTctccacctcctgacagatacatagtgatctatcctgcagattattacacctctgacctccCTATAGTTAGGCAGAACATTGCTCTATcatctctacctcctgacagatacatagtaatctatcctgcagattatttcaCCTCTGACCTCCCTATAGATATGCAGAGCATTGCTCCCTCACCATAGGTGTCATTACTTGTTCCTCTCCTTCCATATCGTCCGGTGATAATTTCTGTTCTGCAGGAAGAAGAATAAGAGTCACCGGGACATAAAGCGGATGCAGTGCGAGTGCCCGCTGCTCTCTAAAGAGGAGAGATTGCAGGAGGAAGTGGCCTGTGGGGAAGACTGTCTGAACCGTCTCCTCATGATTGAGTGGTAAGTCCTCCCTCCCCGGTCCGGTCTGTGTATTCCTGCTGTTGCGCTCGGACCGCTAGTTTCTGCACAGATGGCAGGAAATACTCTACGGATGGGGGGATGGGAAAAGAGCGTGCATGCTGTCGGGCTGCATGTGCTGTGAGCAGTCCAGGgggcgccccctagtggtggctgcaggcagatggGGGTCATATCATGTACTCTGCAGTAAGGAATGACGCTGGATAATAGGACTGCGCTCCTGTTCTCTCCACAGCTCATCGCGGTGCCCAAATGGCGAGTACTGCTCGAACCGGCGATTCCAGAGGAGGCAGCACGCCAACGTTG
This sequence is a window from Bufo gargarizans isolate SCDJY-AF-19 chromosome 5, ASM1485885v1, whole genome shotgun sequence. Protein-coding genes within it:
- the SETD2 gene encoding histone-lysine N-methyltransferase SETD2 isoform X7, giving the protein MGDFYDPEHPTETEKDDETAQEESQRPPDQQSFSLDDDREEENEAKNEDSSKAFSKSATTFKGISSSRFLPKGTKSQVNLEEQGRQKVSFSFSFTKKTLQNRLLTSLVNDKQNESQTNPPTLSASEQISKFKMDFVESTGGAVEISPPKPKVELGKIHFKKHLLSVTNKLPAPQPPPPPPPPPPPPPTIPAPTSPSKSPQESQLESIKSLTEVEVAPSAASTSFAKSLVKEPTGIVSSKKLLSPPPSASKASPKDSKECSIISVIQSTQAVVDKTETTVLKEYSHIGKEDKTSASVQSIKPHPSPEKPRSKSSHSETMVVGSESDGDSVQTSSSHRSHELKLASSRERDLKISSMSLRSEDSGKYSSSRSKSGKDQKYSRSDRDSKYSSYSHSRSDRDRRRSRSRSRSQSRSRSDRDPRSSSSYSRSERSHHYESERRYHKSSPYRTRYSRSYADSRARDSSDSEDDYRRNYSRSGDSRHPSSSSHSYRETRTSSSSYSKYDKEPKFDSSYDSDRRGRTSSGRAGKDVKSPDRESSRKGSPPKETDGKYGSSHSRVGSGASFSVKSSLPKFSDSQTESVTSGRKSSKWDLEERPLPKEERKVSKKYETTSPDVPIHKKSRMADKKASSLLPSKQEATFSIETEFANYFDPNTEQFVDDIRCYSPGRTSDEELSHGQAWHFVTLSSTENVLTDEPNEASDSEDCVSDVPYTDGLNIFSSIICNEVASHDTSKEDHGAQPPCKLDVVSQENKKTPPNEAKGSENVNPLSPTESKFSVRRNLTKDLSPCHESGEMDSKTDPREDNPNFLGSGQISDNHTSVTDVQSEPQIINVVSEKPSIPTTLSERDLPHETMTPFIESPPPVREPSPIENMECDMDGKDIESLQEEAPSPPNSLLSSSSANDEEQNEESAAAASEVMEHQTGKDDSSMEELDKPEVCPLEVEEETIVNDELPSDGVKPSVNFISAVQAYYSDSEESESNESESEDTDSDDSGLPRNRLQSVVVVPKASTLTMEEPKMSPVTPEDVQASTLMVEEVEMSALTMEVAKTFTVTIEDAKPAVLIMDSAKKPAMTVEDAKLSTITVEDLKLAAVTMESAKPSTLTMEETKPAAVTMEGAKPAAETSEDAKLSTDDAKPSTLIMDDSSSSPLPVVDGKPSALSTEEAKESTLLEQGANLSTDPKMCILTMKEDSPSLSPVLSSYIETLDNKDDEPQENRSDAQVPRPPVTDTPVKEVPTPEVKDAPPPQATPDAFQSSEPELRPPPSDADVSTSHPVPMKPKNKGKALIENIAVQETPKPSPAKPIPKEPEEPAAPSNSAIFEKQVVNFVEKPDSRHQGSEYSQGPGPGDYSRVDGFQATEDLSDLGWDFSQPEKPTSTYQPPDSSYMYFSYQQGSGAHDPSHNYIGDNGYWNSGYHHNHDFKYEKTSGQVPDSVTNCYNEDDDDDDYDFAWDKDHMQEFGHHPKPLQDQLRESGSVQAHEISSNSVKDNLPRPDKKEPLARDRSDMKERGPPKKRRQELESDSENDTEALERRKMKAEAGVGDPPASNQGKAGTICRMEDFRDPQHWKDGYKVGKMPTFFNLIEENFYLTERKKNKSHRDIKRMQCECPLLSKEERLQEEVACGEDCLNRLLMIECSSRCPNGEYCSNRRFQRRQHANVEVILTEKKGWGLRAARDLKPNTFVLEYCGEVLDHKEFKARVKEYARSKNIHYYFMALKNDEIIDATQKGNCSRFMNHSCDPNCETQKWTVNGQLRVGFFTTRLVPTGAELTFDYQFQRYGKEAQKCFCGSANCRGYLGGENRVSVRAAGGKMKKERSRKKDSFPLSAVIQVDGELEALLENGEGLSDKNQVLSLSRLMVRTETLEQKLTCLKLIRNTQSQSCLKSFLEGHGLSLLWIWMAELGDNQGNTSNSIKLQLEIIKALEMLPIPNKNMLEESKILPIIQRWAQTKTAIPQLSEGDGYSSENTSRAHTPLNTPANTPDPAAKLNVEIEGETPKKLVLRRLKIISENSMDSAASDPASEVEIKETPAKPEVQATDEQQSKDDVKAGEAPPAPPEEQPPQAVKTEDEPSADGSKDSTTGMDSSEPKDTTSTKAEETPSQDEEEGVSDVESERSQEQTDKMLDMSELATKLLDAWKDLKGRKELVTLPQPLSPCPLASAGDGKKPDDRLRRLRI
- the SETD2 gene encoding histone-lysine N-methyltransferase SETD2 isoform X6, producing the protein MGDFYDPEHPTEEEENEAKNEDSSKAFSKSATTFKGISSSRFLPKGTKSQVNLEEQGRQKVSFSFSFTKKTLQNRLLTSLVNDKQNESQTNPPTLSASEQISKFKMDFVESTGGAVEISPPKPKVELGKIHFKKHLLSVTNKLPAPQPPPPPPPPPPPPPTIPAPTSPSKSPQESQLESIKSLTEVEVAPSAASTSFAKSLVKEPTGIVSSKKLLSPPPSASKASPKDSKECSIISVIQSTQAVVDKTETTVLKEYSHIGKEDKTSASVQSIKPHPSPEKPRSKSSHSETMVVGSESDGDSVQTSSSHRSHELKLASSRERDLKISSMSLRSEDSGKYSSSRSKSGKDQKYSRSDRDSKYSSYSHSRSDRDRRRSRSRSRSQSRSRSDRDPRSSSSYSRSERSHHYESERRYHKSSPYRTRYSRSYADSRARDSSDSEDDYRRNYSRSGDSRHPSSSSHSYRETRTSSSSYSKYDKEPKFDSSYDSDRRGRTSSGRAGKDVKSPDRESSRKGSPPKETDGKYGSSHSRVGSGASFSVKSSLPKFSDSQTESVTSGRKSSKWDLEERPLPKEERKVSKKYETTSPDVPIHKKSRMADKKASSLLPSKQEATFSIETEFANYFDPNTEQFVDDIRCYSPGRTSDEELSHGQAWHFVTLSSTENVLTDEPNEASDSEDCVSDVPYTDGLNIFSSIICNEVASHDTSKEDHGAQPPCKLDVVSQENKKTPPNEAKGSENVNPLSPTESKFSVRRNLTKDLSPCHESGEMDSKTDPREDNPNFLGSGQISDNHTSVTDVQSEPQIINVVSEKPSIPTTLSERDLPHETMTPFIESPPPVREPSPIENMECDMDGKDIESLQEEAPSPPNSLLSSSSANDEEQNEESAAAASEVMEHQTGKDDSSMEELDKPEVCPLEVEEETIVNDELPSDGVKPSVNFISAVQAYYSDSEESESNESESEDTDSDDSGLPRNRLQSVVVVPKASTLTMEEPKMSPVTPEDVQASTLMVEEVEMSALTMEVAKTFTVTIEDAKPAVLIMDSAKKPAMTVEDAKLSTITVEDLKLAAVTMESAKPSTLTMEETKPAAVTMEGAKPAAETSEDAKLSTDDAKPSTLIMDDSSSSPLPVVDGKPSALSTEEAKESTLLEQGANLSTDPKMCILTMKEDSPSLSPVLSSYIETLDNKDDEPQENRSDAQVPRPPVTDTPVKEVPTPEVKDAPPPQATPDAFQSSEPELRPPPSDADVSTSHPVPMKPKNKGKALIENIAVQETPKPSPAKPIPKEPEEPAAPSNSAIFEKQVVNFVEKPDSRHQGSEYSQGPGPGDYSRVDGFQATEDLSDLGWDFSQPEKPTSTYQPPDSSYMYFSYQQGSGAHDPSHNYIGDNGYWNSGYHHNHDFKYEKTSGQVPDSVTNCYNEDDDDDDYDFAWDKDHMQEFGHHPKPLQDQLRESGSVQAHEISSNSVKDNLPRPDKKEPLARDRSDMKERGPPKKRRQELESDSENDTEALERRKMKAEAGVGDPPASNQGKAGTICRMEDFRDPQHWKDGYKVGKMPTFFNLIEENFYLTERKKNKSHRDIKRMQCECPLLSKEERLQEEVACGEDCLNRLLMIECSSRCPNGEYCSNRRFQRRQHANVEVILTEKKGWGLRAARDLKPNTFVLEYCGEVLDHKEFKARVKEYARSKNIHYYFMALKNDEIIDATQKGNCSRFMNHSCDPNCETQKWTVNGQLRVGFFTTRLVPTGAELTFDYQFQRYGKEAQKCFCGSANCRGYLGGENRVSVRAAGGKMKKERSRKKDSFPLSAVIQVDGELEALLENGEGLSDKNQVLSLSRLMVRTETLEQKLTCLKLIRNTQSQSCLKSFLEGHGLSLLWIWMAELGDNQGNTSNSIKLQLEIIKALEMLPIPNKNMLEESKILPIIQRWAQTKTAIPQLSEGDGYSSENTSRAHTPLNTPANTPDPAAKLNVEIEGETPKKLVLRRLKIISENSMDSAASDPASEVEIKETPAKPEVQATDEQQSKDDVKAGEAPPAPPEEQPPQAVKTEDEPSADGSKDSTTGMDSSEPKDTTSTKAEETPSQDEEEGVSDVESERSQEQTDKMLDMSELATKLLDAWKDLKEVYRIPKKSQVEKENNDRWRDPSGGGYQTPTTKNPGRERDSEKQKKRKKSPSPPSFYERSTKRGEERYDTPVSSKKKGRPQDRNKLSTEERRKLFEQEVAQREAQKQQQQMQNVGITSPVPYDSMSYGTQIPPPFITYPQGYPIQSFVDPTNPNVGKVLLPTPPPLESVNSPNSYDPSQGMVVNPAMLTPQAVPVVQHVPAPMDVPTQQYVAQPEPMAPPDPNVTVMSVPAPSSVPPQTYGIWDANQQAVVVPQHQAQPQYPTAPAQPAIYYPGQACPAMYGVPATYPQTAQPMVQQSYPQPGLQYMPGQQMYAPHPQGVVVQQAPPVAAIVPPGQPPPLQQPEMGLGPNNIMDLPPPSPPKPKTIVLPPSWKTARDPEGKIYYYHVITRQTQWDPPSWDSPGDEGSIMDHEAEMDLGTPTYDENPMKSSKKAKTAEADTSSELAKRSKEVFRKEMSQFIVQCLNPYRKPDCKIGRINATEDFKHLARKLTHGVMNKELKYCKNPEDLDCNENVKHKTKEYIKKYMQKFGSIYKPKEDVDFE
- the SETD2 gene encoding histone-lysine N-methyltransferase SETD2 isoform X1; this encodes MGDFYDPEHPTETEKDDETAQEESQRPPDQQSFSLDDDREEENEAKNEDSSKAFSKSATTFKGISSSRFLPKGTKSQVNLEEQGRQKVSFSFSFTKKTLQNRLLTSLVNDKQNESQTNPPTLSASEQISKFKMDFVESTGGAVEISPPKPKVELGKIHFKKHLLSVTNKLPAPQPPPPPPPPPPPPPTIPAPTSPSKSPQESQLESIKSLTEVEVAPSAASTSFAKSLVKEPTGIVSSKKLLSPPPSASKASPKDSKECSIISVIQSTQAVVDKTETTVLKEYSHIGKEDKTSASVQSIKPHPSPEKPRSKSSHSETMVVGSESDGDSVQTSSSHRSHELKLASSRERDLKISSMSLRSEDSGKYSSSRSKSGKDQKYSRSDRDSKYSSYSHSRSDRDRRRSRSRSRSQSRSRSDRDPRSSSSYSRSERSHHYESERRYHKSSPYRTRYSRSYADSRARDSSDSEDDYRRNYSRSGDSRHPSSSSHSYRETRTSSSSYSKYDKEPKFDSSYDSDRRGRTSSGRAGKDVKSPDRESSRKGSPPKETDGKYGSSHSRVGSGASFSVKSSLPKFSDSQTESVTSGRKSSKWDLEERPLPKEERKVSKKYETTSPDVPIHKKSRMADKKASSLLPSKQEATFSIETEFANYFDPNTEQFVDDIRCYSPGRTSDEELSHGQAWHFVTLSSTENVLTDEPNEASDSEDCVSDVPYTDGLNIFSSIICNEVASHDTSKEDHGAQPPCKLDVVSQENKKTPPNEAKGSENVNPLSPTESKFSVRRNLTKDLSPCHESGEMDSKTDPREDNPNFLGSGQISDNHTSVTDVQSEPQIINVVSEKPSIPTTLSERDLPHETMTPFIESPPPVREPSPIENMECDMDGKDIESLQEEAPSPPNSLLSSSSANDEEQNEESAAAASEVMEHQTGKDDSSMEELDKPEVCPLEVEEETIVNDELPSDGVKPSVNFISAVQAYYSDSEESESNESESEDTDSDDSGLPRNRLQSVVVVPKASTLTMEEPKMSPVTPEDVQASTLMVEEVEMSALTMEVAKTFTVTIEDAKPAVLIMDSAKKPAMTVEDAKLSTITVEDLKLAAVTMESAKPSTLTMEETKPAAVTMEGAKPAAETSEDAKLSTDDAKPSTLIMDDSSSSPLPVVDGKPSALSTEEAKESTLLEQGANLSTDPKMCILTMKEDSPSLSPVLSSYIETLDNKDDEPQENRSDAQVPRPPVTDTPVKEVPTPEVKDAPPPQATPDAFQSSEPELRPPPSDADVSTSHPVPMKPKNKGKALIENIAVQETPKPSPAKPIPKEPEEPAAPSNSAIFEKQVVNFVEKPDSRHQGSEYSQGPGPGDYSRVDGFQATEDLSDLGWDFSQPEKPTSTYQPPDSSYMYFSYQQGSGAHDPSHNYIGDNGYWNSGYHHNHDFKYEKTSGQVPDSVTNCYNEDDDDDDYDFAWDKDHMQEFGHHPKPLQDQLRESGSVQAHEISSNSVKDNLPRPDKKEPLARDRSDMKERGPPKKRRQELESDSENDTEALERRKMKAEAGVGDPPASNQGKAGTICRMEDFRDPQHWKDGYKVGKMPTFFNLIEENFYLTERKKNKSHRDIKRMQCECPLLSKEERLQEEVACGEDCLNRLLMIECSSRCPNGEYCSNRRFQRRQHANVEVILTEKKGWGLRAARDLKPNTFVLEYCGEVLDHKEFKARVKEYARSKNIHYYFMALKNDEIIDATQKGNCSRFMNHSCDPNCETQKWTVNGQLRVGFFTTRLVPTGAELTFDYQFQRYGKEAQKCFCGSANCRGYLGGENRVSVRAAGGKMKKERSRKKDSFPLSAVIQVDGELEALLENGEGLSDKNQVLSLSRLMVRTETLEQKLTCLKLIRNTQSQSCLKSFLEGHGLSLLWIWMAELGDNQGNTSNSIKLQLEIIKALEMLPIPNKNMLEESKILPIIQRWAQTKTAIPQLSEGDGYSSENTSRAHTPLNTPANTPDPAAKLNVEIEGETPKKLVLRRLKIISENSMDSAASDPASEVEIKETPAKPEVQATDEQQSKDDVKAGEAPPAPPEEQPPQAVKTEDEPSADGSKDSTTGMDSSEPKDTTSTKAEETPSQDEEEGVSDVESERSQEQTDKMLDMSELATKLLDAWKDLKEVYRIPKKSQVEKENNDRWRDPSGGGYQTPTTKNPGRERDSEKQKKRKKSPSPPSFYERSTKRGEERYDTPVSSKKKGRPQDRNKLSTEERRKLFEQEVAQREAQKQQQQMQNVGITSPVPYDSMSYGTQIPPPFITYPQGYPIQSFVDPTNPNVGKVLLPTPPPLESVNSPNSYDPSQGMVVNPAMLTPQAVPVVQHVPAPMDVPTQQYVAQPEPMAPPDPNVTVMSVPAPSSVPPQTYGIWDANQQAVVVPQHQAQPQYPTAPAQPAIYYPGQACPAMYGVPATYPQTAQPMVQQSYPQPGLQYMPGQQMYAPHPQGVVVQQAPPVAAIVPPGQPPPLQQPEMGLGPNNIMDLPPPSPPKPKTIVLPPSWKTARDPEGKIYYYHVITRQTQWDPPSWDSPGDEGSIMDHEAEMDLGTPTYDENPMKSSKKAKTAEADTSSELAKRSKEVFRKEMSQFIVQCLNPYRKPDCKIGRINATEDFKHLARKLTHGVMNKELKYCKNPEDLDCNENVKHKTKEYIKKYMQKFGSIYKPKEDVDFE